TGGTGCGGCTGGTGGATACAGAGAGATCAACGATGAGGAGACCCTCGCCGTTCTTCTGATTGGAGCCAGTTGCGTGATGTGATGGCGGAGTTGTTCTACAACCGCCCAGGGGCCATGGACGATGGAGAACTTCCTAACGCAGTATGCGAGCGGGGACAATGGAGAACTTCTTGGCGCAGTGTGCGCGCGCGTGGGTTTCAGGACAGTTCATTGTAAGGTCAAGCTCAGCTTGGTGTAAGTTCCAAATATATATTGTGCCTTAGTTTGAGTTGCATCTACAAGCAGCGCTCACTAATTCAAATACACCTTAAATTGAGTTGGATCATTAGTGTTGGACCGTGGACATATATCTATATCCGATTGTACTCCGGGTGTTTTCAGTTCTGAAATATTTTTTGGCAATTTGATTCTGAAATTTTAGCTTGATGTTGAGAAAATGAGCAAATTTTGTGGTGCACTTGGATCAGGTTTTATGCTTACAGTTTCGAGGGGAAACATTCAGGGTTGTGATCCAAGTATATGAAATCAGTTTATCTAAATTGAGTTGTCGACAGTACATCCTCTAAAGCACGGAGTGCTTTTGTCGGTTCACCGTCGTGCCATTTTAAAAAAATCCCCATTGTTTTCTGTAAATTAATCCGCAGTACATGTTTAAATCATAGTCGAACTCTTTTTTTGCATTTTCTCAGAAAATCTCTGACTTTTCGGTTAATCAATCAGCAGCAACAAAATTATTCATATATTTTAAATCGTAACTCCGGttttaacatgttatatatgaaatttgattagaaaagtGTGTACAATCTAAATATGATATTATTGTTAGCTGTTAAATATTCTAAAATATTATTGTTGGTGCAAACTTAATATATAGTGCACAGTCCGTTTTTCGTTCGTACTGGCGGCGATCCAAATTACAAATAAACACCTATTAAAACCATATTGAGAGGAAAGGAAACATCATTAACCACGCATGCACACCTCTGAGAAACCTCGCGGGGGAAAACAACATATTTCTCATCTTTTTGAGAGAGAGAGGACGTCTTAGGACTGACCACATTCAAATGTGTTTTCGTTGTGTGAGTGTCGAGGCCACCGTAAAGGACGTGGACCAATTAGGGTCTTGAGTCATGGTTATTGGGTTAAAAGCATGTGTTattttctctcccgttgcaacgcacgggctcttttgctagtctTACTAAAATATAGTGCAAGCAATTTCCGCAGCAACGCGCAGGGTATCGTCTAGTTTACTTAAAGCGACACACCAAGTAACGCAGTGGCAATCAGGAACAACCAAGTAAAGAGAGACACGAGGTAAACGCACTGGTGTAATCAGGCTTAAACTAACTGAACCGGTTTTTAAGCCAAAGCTGGCACAAAGACAGAGTGACGGACTACAACCTCGATCCTTTTGTGAGGGAAGTAAAAATACCACACTCAACTCGAATAATGGCGGAGGCACACTGAGGAGCGTCAGAGCGACTTAGCCTCCTTTATTCATGCATAAATAGCAGCAACTTAACGACGCTGCGCACGTACATCCAACGGCGTGTTAGGCAGAGGACGCGTCGAGGCAGACCCACTGGCCGACGAAGATCCCGATGCAGTTGATGTTGGGGTTGAAGCCCAGGAAGTCCTCCTGGGTCAGACCGGCACTCTCCGCGAGGGAGGAGCAGGTCTCACCCGTCTGCACCGCGCTCACCTTGTTGCACGTCAGCGCCGGCACCGCCTTCGTCAATGCATAAACTGCGAAACGCATAGACAGGCAGGCACACGTCCAAAGGGTTACAAGTCCGGCACATTTGGCCAGATCATGGACGACGATGTTGACCGGTTGACGTGGACGTACCTCCGTTAATGCTGCCGCGCTGCATCTGCGTCGCGGTGAACCTGGCGTCGGCGAGGGCGACGGCCACCACGAGCAGGGACGCGATCAGGAGAGCAGCGGCTCCGTGGTTCTTCGCCATTGCAGATGCAGATGCTGCCGACGCGAAGAAAGGATATATGTATAAGCGGATGATAGGTGCTCGTCAGGCTCTGCTTTGGTGGTGGTGATGAGAGAGCTTAGCCCTCGCCCTTTTTATAGCATAACGAGCTCGACACTCGAAAGTCGATAGGGTGGAGAGTGTGACGAAGAGAATCCGGCCATGGCCTTGGAGACGGCGTCCGACGCACGggcgatgctgcttatgctgagaACGGCATGGATGGACATGTCGTTCATAACACAGGGTGGGCCTCGGGGTAATCCCATCTGTGATTCCTATGGAACTGCTTTGTACTACTGTAATATTCTTCGACCGCCATGTGATTTTGACCGGGCCTAATACTTTACACTCACACTGCTCACTTTTTTTTGTTTGAAAAACTGTCTTGCTCCATGTTGGTGATAGCGCAGTGACAGTGGAGAAACAAGAACGAATCGATCGCAGCAAAGCAGAGAGATGAGGACAGTAGGATCAGAGAGGACTGCAGTCAACCCgcaaaaaggaaaagaaaagaggACTGCGGTGTCTGAGTAGCGGAAATATTACGGCATGACACGACTACGCAACCTGTACACAGATCAgagagatttttctttatttttttaaGAAAAAGAAGGTGTGAAATGCGATTGTTGTCTATCACTCTCGATCATTGTGATCAGTGTAGATCAGTATCGCAGGATGGGCTGCGCGCCTTCTCTCACCGGCGGGGCGCCTCGTCCTTCTTAAGGCCGTCCTCGACGCCCTTCCCACCTACGCCATGGCGGCTCTGCTCCTGCCATCGGCTCTGTTCCGTGAGCTGGACGCCCTACGTCGTGACTTCCTCTAGAACGTGGCTAAAAGAGCCTCGGGGCTCGGGCGCCCAATGCCTCGTGGTGTGGGAGCGGATATGTCGTGCCAAGTCGGAGGGTGGTGTCGGTGTACGCAACCTCGCCACCTAGAACGAGTGCCTCCTGTTGAAGATGATCCACCACCTTCACTCGTTGCCAAGGTCGCGCTGGGCCACCTGGGTCTGGAACTACGCGGGCGAGTGTTCTCTCTTGTCCTGCCGCGCGGCGATCTCGTGCTAGGGAATACCGGGGCACTCTTGCTCGGCTGGTCCCCATCTACCGCGCGCTCTCCAATGTCGACGTGGGGGACGGGCGTTCGTGCTCCTTCTGGCGGGACTGCTGGCTCCCCTGCAGTGATCTTGCCATGGCATCCCCTGTTCTTTTCTCGCACACCACGGGTGCTGAGGTCACCGTGTAGCAAGTGTGTGCTGGTGGCATTGCCTGCTTTCTTGTCCTGCAG
The sequence above is a segment of the Triticum urartu cultivar G1812 unplaced genomic scaffold, Tu2.1 TuUngrouped_contig_6726, whole genome shotgun sequence genome. Coding sequences within it:
- the LOC125531018 gene encoding lysM domain-containing protein ARB_03438-like, with the protein product MAKNHGAAALLIASLLVVAVALADARFTATQMQRGSINGVYALTKAVPALTCNKVSAVQTGETCSSLAESAGLTQEDFLGFNPNINCIGIFVGQWVCLDASSA